A DNA window from Drosophila biarmipes strain raj3 chromosome 2R, RU_DBia_V1.1, whole genome shotgun sequence contains the following coding sequences:
- the LOC108022906 gene encoding protein king tubby — translation MSAINSRNQKMEQQRQLMEAYIRQKRASPGMVQASDLQINRPMSGMRSNSRELHAYDGPMQFISSPQNPDQILTNGSPGGIAPVAINTTRNHSNNMRSLSTINQEADLIEEISSHELEDEESSPVTVIEQQQPASHSANSTQSQKPHARQHSFSDNLDEDDYTNRNVAGAAPVRPAGMASSPYKDATLDGSTNGTGNGTGGESEGDVIGNIDQFVMQPAPQGVLYKCRITRDRKGMDRGLFPIYYLHLERDYGKKIFLLGGRKRKKSKTSNYIVSCDPTDLSRNADGFCGKLRSNVFGTSFTVFDNGNKESTESPRLDLAVIIYDTNILGFKGPRNMTVILPGMTEDDQRVKISSADPKQQGILDLWKMKNMDNIVELHNKTPVWNDETQSYVLNFHGRVTQASVKNFQLVHDSDPEYIVMQFGRTSEDVFTMDYRYPLCAMQAFAIALSSFDGKIACE, via the exons CGCCAGCTGATGGAGGCCTACATCCGGCAGAAGAGGGCCTCGCCGGGCATGGTGCAGGCCAGTGATCTGCAGATCAACCGGCCGATGTCCGGCATGCGGAGCAACAGCCGGGAGCTGCACGCCTACGATGGTCCGATGCAGTTCATCAGCTCACCCCAGAATCCCGACCAGATACTGACCAACGGCAGTCCCGGAGGCATCGCTCCGGTTGCCATCAACACCACACGCAACCACTCGAACAACATGCGCAGCCTGAGCACCATCAACCAGGAGG CTGATCTTATAGaggagatctcatcgcacgaGCTGGAGGACGAGGAGAGCAGTCCGGTGACCGTGattgagcagcagcagccagccTCCCACAGCGCCAACTCGACGCAGTCGCAGAAGCCGCATGCCCGCCAGCACTCCTTCAGCGACAACCTGGACGAGGACGACTACACCAACCGCAATGTGGCCGGAGCAGCGCCAGTGCGTCCCGCCGGAATGGCCTCGTCGCCGTACAAGGATGCGACGCTGGACGGCAGCACCAATGGAACGGGGAACGGGACTGGCGGCGAGTCGGAGGGGGATGTCATCGGGAACATCGACCAGTTCGTGATGCAGCCAGCACCGCAGGGAGTGCTCTACAAGTGCCGCATCACCCGGGATCGCAAGGGCATGGACCGGGGCCTCTTCCCCATATACTACTTGCACCTGGAGCGGGACTACGGCAAGAAGATATTCCTGCTGGGCG GTCGCAAGCGCAAGAAGAGCAAGACATCCAACTACATAGTCAGTTGCGATCCCACGGACTTGTCCCGCAATGCCGATGGCTTCTGCGGCAAGCTCCGCTCGAATGTGTTTGGCACGTCCTTCACCGTCTTTGACAATGGCAACAAGGAGAGCACGGAGAGTCCCAGGCTCGACCTGGCCGTAATCATTTAC GACACCAACATACTGGGATTCAAGGGACCTCGCAACATGACTGTAATACTGCCGGGCATGACTGAGGATGATCAGCGTGTCAAGATCAGTTCAGCGGATCCCAAGCAGCAGGGCATTCTCGACCTGTGGAAGATGAAG AACATGGATAACATCGTGGAGCTGCATAACAAGACGCCGGTGTGGAACGACGAAACGCAGTCGTATGTGCTCAACTTCCACGGACGCGTCACCCAGGCGTCGGTGAAGAACTTTCAGCTGGTCCACGACTCCGACCCCGAGTACATTGTGATGCAGTTCGGTCGCACCTCGGAGGACGTCTTCACCATGGACTATCGCTACCCCCTGTGCGCCATGCAGGCCTTTGCCATAGCCCTCAGCAGTTTCGATGGCAAAATAGCCTGCGAGTGA
- the LOC108022905 gene encoding glycerophosphocholine phosphodiesterase GPCPD1, whose product MSVSWSKTFVALTVAWLSALCLLPVATFCDTSYYEKYYAARRYVPLKRNAPLHFNFTLTLPDAEQLASFERPALVGNLPALGAWQAGRAVLLNRTAAHNVWTGSVEIPQNSSVEYRYFAATVGQRGAVQIRRWESHVQARTFNTTKFHGNRSDEFGLIGGERRLSRGWLQDSGSILQLKVFHQALSLEEQPADVERGKLRLRLQPVDPKSLSPILSSARASVEYARMSYGDSKLRVPPEYGVPYASGDILMFHVSLEQLERVAYVVEVYAEDAEEGLVRLLGYSHLQPTSFSGSEGKVSMDLISPLWQRMVGALQLEYLLIRPMEKDGFDLRTSFAHYWRSNWTALEIGHRGLGKSLTVTTNAAPLIENTVASMLASAEMGADLVEFDVQLTSDLVPIIHHDFSIRVCIDSKTPTSRDDLTEVLLKDISYEQLKDLKTYQIVGNKIVEYPAHNNVEPPEQRLFPTLQDFFERVNQTTGFDIEIKWPQQKADGTFESVQTLDKNLFADRILAVVRRHGCGRLNVIKSFDADLCALLRFKQHMYPVLFLSSSKENSFTDPRTSTVEQSVNFAQALDLGGVSPNAVFVKANPDLVQRARAQVPIVLLWGSDLKDRESIDWFLQQGPTGVIYDRLDLWLGANRTSAFAAEQDLPGYFQLQCDPAPKEREVNATIESILSNVNFL is encoded by the coding sequence ATGTCGGTGTCCTGGTCGAAGACTTTCGTGGCCCTCACCGTCGCCTGGCTGAGCGCCCTGTGCCTGCTGCCCGTGGCCACCTTCTGCGACACCTCCTACTACGAGAAGTACTACGCGGCCCGTCGCTATGTGCCCCTCAAGCGCAATGCCCCGCTGCACTTCAACTTCACGCTAACCCTGCCGGATGCGGAGCAACTGGCCTCCTTCGAGCGTCCCGCCCTGGTGGGCAACCTGCCGGCATTGGGCGCCTGGCAGGCGGGACGGGCTGTGCTGCTCAACCGCACGGCCGCCCACAATGTGTGGACGGGCTCCGTGGAAATTCCGCAGAACAGCAGCGTGGAGTATCGCTACTTTGCCGCCACCGTTGGCCAGCGTGGAGCCGTGCAGATCCGCCGCTGGGAGTCGCATGTCCAGGCCAGGACCTTCAACACCACCAAGTTCCATGGCAATCGCAGCGATGAGTTTGGACTGATCGGCGGAGAGCGCAGGTTGTCGCGTGGTTGGCTCCAGGACTCCGGCAGCATCCTGCAACTGAAGGTGTTCCACCAGGCTCTCAGCTTGGAGGAGCAGCCCGCGGATGTGGAACGTGGAAAGCTGCGTCTGCGATTGCAGCCCGTGGATCCCAAGAGCCTGTCGCCCATCCTCAGTTCTGCACGCGCCAGTGTGGAGTACGCTCGAATGTCCTACGGGGACAGTAAACTCCGGGTACCGCCGGAGTACGGGGTGCCCTACGCCTCCGGCGACATCCTTATGTTCCACGTGAGCCTGGAGCAGCTGGAGCGAGTGGCCTACGTGGTGGAAGTGTACGCCGAGGACGCGGAGGAGGGCCTGGTCCGCCTGCTGGGCTACTCGCACCTGCAGCCCACCTCCTTCTCCGGCAGCGAGGGCAAGGTCTCCATGGACCTCATCTCGCCGCTCTGGCAGCGCATGGTGGGCGCTCTGCAGCTGGAGTACCTGCTCATCCGGCCCATGGAGAAGGATGGCTTCGATCTGCGCACCAGTTTCGCCCATTACTGGCGCTCCAACTGGACAGCCCTGGAGATTGGCCACCGCGGTTTGGGTAAATCCCTCACGGTCACCACCAATGCGGCTCCACTGATCGAGAACACGGTGGCCTCCATGCTGGCCTCCGCCGAGATGGGAGCAGACCTGGTGGAGTTCGATGTGCAGCTGACCAGCGACCTGGTGCCCATCATCCACCACGACTTTTCCATACGCGTCTGCATCGACTCCAAGACGCCGACCAGCCGGGATGACCTGACCGAGGTGCTGCTGAAGGACATATCGTATGAACAGCTGAAGGATTTGAAGACCTACCAGATCGTGGGCAACAAGATCGTCGAGTATCCGGCGCATAACAATGTGGAGCCGCCGGAGCAGCGACTCTTTCCCACCCTGCAGGACTTCTTCGAGCGGGTGAATCAGACCACGGGATTCGACATCGAGATCAAGTGGCCGCAGCAGAAGGCGGATGGAACGTTCGAGAGTGTCCAGACGCTGGACAAGAACCTCTTCGCGGATCGCATCCTGGCGGTGGTGCGGCGACATGGCTGCGGGCGGCTCAACGTGATTAAGAGCTTCGACGCCGACCTGTGCGCCCTGCTGCGCTTCAAGCAGCACATGTACCCGGTGCTCTTCCTGTCCAGCAGCAAGGAGAACTCCTTCACCGATCCACGGACCAGCACCGTGGAGCAGAGCGTCAACTTTGCGCAGGCCCTCGATCTGGGTGGCGTTTCGCCTAACGCCGTCTTTGTGAAGGCGAATCCGGATTTGGTGCAGCGGGCCAGGGCTCAGGTGCCCATCGTCCTGCTCTGGGGGTCGGACCTCAAGGATCGCGAGTCCATCGACTGGTTCCTGCAGCAGGGACCCACCGGGGTCATCTACGACCGGCTGGACCTCTGGCTGGGCGCCAACAGGACGAGTGCCTTCGCGGCGGAACAGGATCTACCCGGCTACTTCCAGCTGCAGTGCGATCCGGCGCCCAAGGAGCGCGAGGTCAATGCCACCATCGAGAGCATCCTGAGTAACGTTAACTTCCTGTAG